A genome region from Archaeoglobus fulgidus DSM 4304 includes the following:
- a CDS encoding FecCD family ABC transporter permease — MTEYRRRIRVAELLLLSLLIFSVTASLLAGSYSLSPAKIFSLNSPVITNIRLPRIVTALIVGASLAVSGAVMQCILRNPLASPFTLGVSHGAAFGAAFAIIYLGAGMLHRTGESITILNPYLVPFFAFLGSLISVFVILTLSRIRSFTPEAMILTGVAMASLFQAATMLMQYFAEDVMVASVVFWTFGDMGRTNWNEIYLMGAIFAVSLLYFIFRRMDYNALTLNDETAISLGVNPQRVRLEGLVISSLLTAVCVSFTGIVGFVGLVAPHSIRIAVSGDHRFLIPLSTVFGATLLLIADTFGRTVISPVMIPVGIVTAFVGAPMFIFLLLRGWR; from the coding sequence ATGACCGAATACAGAAGGAGAATAAGAGTTGCTGAACTGCTGCTCCTGAGCTTGCTAATTTTTTCAGTTACTGCATCCCTTCTCGCAGGCTCATACAGCCTTTCTCCAGCAAAGATTTTCAGCCTAAACTCCCCCGTCATCACCAACATAAGGCTCCCCCGCATAGTCACAGCCCTGATTGTAGGTGCAAGCCTTGCTGTAAGCGGGGCAGTGATGCAGTGCATACTCAGAAATCCGCTCGCTTCACCCTTCACGCTCGGCGTTTCGCACGGAGCAGCCTTTGGTGCGGCTTTTGCCATAATCTACCTCGGCGCGGGAATGCTCCACAGAACGGGGGAGAGCATAACAATTCTCAACCCCTACCTCGTCCCCTTTTTCGCCTTTCTTGGATCACTCATCAGCGTTTTTGTAATACTAACGCTCTCAAGAATCAGAAGCTTCACTCCGGAGGCGATGATTCTCACCGGCGTTGCGATGGCCTCCCTCTTTCAGGCGGCAACAATGCTCATGCAGTACTTCGCTGAGGACGTAATGGTCGCCTCGGTCGTTTTCTGGACGTTTGGAGATATGGGGAGAACTAACTGGAATGAAATCTACCTGATGGGCGCAATTTTTGCCGTATCGCTGCTCTACTTTATCTTCAGGCGGATGGACTACAACGCCCTCACTCTCAACGATGAGACTGCAATCTCGCTCGGTGTGAATCCGCAGAGAGTCAGACTCGAAGGACTTGTAATCTCATCCCTTCTCACAGCCGTCTGCGTTTCATTTACAGGAATTGTTGGGTTTGTTGGGCTTGTAGCCCCGCACTCCATAAGAATTGCTGTTAGTGGGGACCACAGGTTCCTTATTCCGCTCAGCACGGTTTTTGGTGCAACGCTTCTCCTAATTGCGGACACCTTCGGAAGGACTGTGATCAGCCCCGTGATGATTCCAGTTGGCATAGTGACGGCCTTCGTCGGTGCGCCCATGTTCATTTTCCTCCTCTTGAGAGGCTGGAGGTGA